GCGCGACCAAAGTGGTACGGGTCCTTGCCGTTGCCCTGCAAGCCCTTCGAAGAGGCGAGCCCGAACTTATTGAAGTTGTTCTTGAGCTGGGCAATGCCGCCATTTTTGCTTGAGCAGCAGTTGTTGCCTTCCTGCAGCAGTTCGCCGGCAACGAACGGCACCTCGTTCTCGTCGAGGTCGAGCGCGTCGATAATATCCTTGTAGGTCTTGTAAACGGTCTTGCGCCAGTTAGCATCAGTGCCGTCACTTTCGCCCTGATGGAAGATGAAGCCCTTGATGACGCCCACTTCCTTAGCCTTCTTGGCGAGTTCCAGGATGCGTCCCGGAGGATTGTTGTCGTAATCCTTGGGCCAGCCCCAGTTCATGATGTCCTTGCCGTCGCCCTTGAAATAGCTTTCGTACTGGTCCTTGTCGAAGGCACGGATACTCACCGCACCGATAGCGACCGGGATAATGCCCACAGTCACACCCGGGAGGGAATCGACCATCGCGCGGCCGAAGTAATCCGCCGGGGAGAGGTTCTCAAAGGCATGGAACATCGGGGGAATCGCGGTATACCATTCGCCGGTCTTGATGGATTGGTTCGTCTTACCGCTGCGCTGGCTCGCGTTTGCGTTATGCGAGGCGAGCATCAGGAACTTGTCCTTGTACTGGTCCTGGTCCTCGGAGGGCACAATATCGCCATTACCCGCCATGTTGGACTGCCCGTAAGCAATGTAAATGTGGAAGTTGGGGTTCGGCGCCGCAAAAGCTGCACAAGCCGAAATAGCGGCCAAGCCGAGAATTTTTCTGATACACGCCATAACAAACCCTTTCCTTAAAGAAGTTCTACCCTAAAAATACCCCTCAAAAACCGCAAAATTTCACTAATTTCAGCAATTTCTATGGACAATCCGTCCATAATTTGCATACGAAAATGTTATAAAACAAAAAAAAACAGCCCTCCAACAGGAGTAGCCGTTTTTTCAAAAAATTTGAGTTTTTTACTTCGCGACCGAGATGCGGTGCATCTGGCCTCCGCGGAGGGACTTCGCCAAGTAAACGCCACCGCGTTTCACAAGACGGGAGGCATTTGAGCGGAGTTCACCCACGCCGTTTGCATGAACTATGCCGATATAGCCGCCGTTCATGTCAAACAGACGGAACGCCTCGGTTTCGGTCATCGGGACAGCGCCGACCGCAGTCGTAATGCCGGTCGTGCCGCCAATCGGTTCGGGGTCGGTCGCGTCCTTGCCCTTCACGAAGGTGAAGTAGTCCACGTCCATCCAGTCGCCAACCACAGTAAAGCGGAGGATGTGCTGGCCGGCAGTGAGCGACACATTCTTCTGCACCTTGTTGTAGTCGTCGTAGTTCTCCTCGCCGTCATTCTTCGGGACAGAGATATCGCCCGTGAGTTCATTGCCATCGAGAGTCATGTTGAAACCGGAGGTCGCATTGGCGGAGGCAACCGCGGCAAAGAAGGTGTAGTCACCCGCTTCCTTCACGTTCACCGTGTATTCAAGCCATTCGCCAGCCTGGTTGTAACCCACAATGTAGCCGGTCGCCTTCTTGTAGATATCGACACCGGTTCCTTCGCGGTAGTCAGAGTCTCCGTGGTTATCGGAATCGTTCTCGTTGTAGGTCTTGTTTTCCTTGCCCGTACCCGGAATGTCGAAGTTCTCGGCTTCAATCTTGCCCGGAATTTCAGCGACCTTGCCGCC
The nucleotide sequence above comes from Fibrobacter sp. UWP2. Encoded proteins:
- a CDS encoding carbohydrate-binding protein, whose amino-acid sequence is MERWMTEHYTESQGSGNYWRTITNTGDQANQNKRDTVNAMDVGYEIHRAMVVGNFSQYTWWYIRRCYGLIMEKDFGNKLQIPSNEIGKVSKRGYVMSQFARFIRPGAVRVGATAKPEANLFASAYKSAGGDSVIVVLVNRDYGNDKEVTVKVQGADVQTFHMYTTSETKNAKDEGEVEVKNGEVTIKMQSGGNNFKDCIVTLVGVGTPANPIPREPFGGKVAEIPGKIEAENFDIPGTGKENKTYNENDSDNHGDSDYREGTGVDIYKKATGYIVGYNQAGEWLEYTVNVKEAGDYTFFAAVASANATSGFNMTLDGNELTGDISVPKNDGEENYDDYNKVQKNVSLTAGQHILRFTVVGDWMDVDYFTFVKGKDATDPEPIGGTTGITTAVGAVPMTETEAFRLFDMNGGYIGIVHANGVGELRSNASRLVKRGGVYLAKSLRGGQMHRISVAK